From the genome of Pelosinus fermentans DSM 17108:
ACATCATGATACAAAGGTTAAAGCAAGCAGAAGAAAATGAAAAAAAATATATGTCGGAATTAAAGAAGCGTGAGGTTCAGCTTAAGGAAAGTGAGCAAAAGTATCGACTCATTGCTGAGAATATGGATGACATGATCGTACTTATGGATGATGATAGGAAGGTTATCTACTGCAGTCCATCCATTGAGAGACTACTCGGCTATTCGGCAGCGGATTTTATTGAATTATCTTTAACGGAGCAAGTGCTGCCTTTTATTGGTATACAATTAGGCAAGATGGCTGGACAAGAAGGGGGAGACCCTCCTGTGCTTATGGAAGTAGAGCAGCAGCGTAAAGATGGAGAAATCATTTGGCTGGAATCATTAATAAGTACCGCTAAGGATGAAGAGGGACAGAATATGGGATTTCTTTGTGTAATCCGAAATATTACACAAAGAAAATTGGCGGAAAATGATTTGCAGCAATCCTATGAGCGAAGGTTAAAAAATGATTTCTTTACGAAACTTTTAAATGGTGATATCGGAATCGAGTCAGATGCTTACAATCATGCTTATCGATTAGGAATTCAACTTCCTAATCATTTTTCGTTATATTTTCTGAGTATTGATGATAGTGGTAGTTTTCTTAGTGAAGTCAATGCATTAGAGCAGAGGCAGAAAAATATGGATATACTGATTGATCAGCTTACGAATCAAGAGACTACGATTGCCTGGGAAGTTTCTGAAGGTATTGGCATATTGAGTGCTATGTGTGATTCTTCTTACCATAAATCCAAAGAGATACAAATAGCAGAATCTTATATTGACCTTGTAGCATTATCCTTTCCCGGCTTACAAGCTCACATTGGTATCGCCGACTATTTTGAGTCGTTAACACACGTCGCCCTTCGATTTAAGCATGCCCAATCAGCAGTACGCATTGGCAAAAGGATTTGGAAGCAGCAGAAGGTGTATCATTTTGACGATTGTGGTGTATATCAAGTTTTAATTCCCTTTGCTGACTCAGATGAATCCGAGGTATTTGTTAAGAAAACATTAGGACCTTTACTTGAATATGATCAGAAAAATCAAACTGAATTAGTTGATACACTGGAGAAGATTTTATCGGGGCTTAGCTTGAAGGAAGTTGGAAAACAGACGTTCTTTCATTATAAAACCATTCAAAATAGGAAACAAAGGATAGAAAGCATATTGAAGGTATCACTTGATTCAGCAGAAGTACGTATGATGCTTGGTACAGCGATACATCTTCTGAAAATTGTTCAGGTCAAGGCCGATCTTTAAATTATAAAGACCAGCACCGATAGGGTGCTGGTCTTTATAATTTAATAAATGACCTTGACATTATGTGTATTAAAAAGTTCCAGCCAATTAGGATCTGGTTCTTGGTCAGTAACAATATAGTCAATATCACTAAAATCGAATAACTTTATGAAAGCTGTTTTGTCAAATTTCGTATGATCGACAAGTAAAATGACGATTTCGGCTTGCTTGATCATTCTTCTTTTAAATTCGCTTTCTGGTTCATTGGATTCCATAATTCCATTATCGAAGGATAAACCTTTGCAGCTCATTACAGCCATGTTCACATAGTAATTTTGCAATGCATTTTGTGCGACGGATCCGACTAAGGCAAGGGAATGAGCCCGAAGGGTTCCACCGGTAGAAATAATATTAAAATTAGAGCTGATGAAATCATAAGGAATTTTTACAGAATTGGTAATGATGGTAATTCCCTTCTTTTTTTGAAGAGCGTGTAGTAATTCCAAGCATGTTGTACTGGCATCAATCATAATGGTGTCATTATCATGAATTAAAGTGGCTGCTTTCAAAGAAATATTTTGTTTCATTTCATGGTTCATAGACGTTCTTGTCTGAAAGGGCAGATCTTCGAGTGTATATTGATTTAGAACGGCGCCTCCGTAAGTACGGGTTAATATCCCTTCATTCTCTAACTTTTCTAGATCCCGGCGGATGGTTTCTTCTGTAACTTTGAATAATTGACTTAAGTTGGATACATACACTTTTTTGTCGTCTTGAATTAATTTAATAATTCTTTGCCGACGTTCAATTCCAAGCATCAAGCTTCCTCCTTTGGATTTGCTGAAATGACAGTTTTCAAGATAATTTTAGTATAATGGCATTTGAGATAAAAAACAAACAAAAATCTGTTTTCTAGTGGGAATAAAGAATTGAAATAGGAAAAAGAAGAAAAAAGAAGAGGGAGAAATATAGAATAAAGTTTCTTGAAATCAGGTATATATGGAAGAAGATTGGTTTTAATTCTCAATTTAAAAATCAAAAATAGCAGAAACAGTTCAGCAAATAAAGAATCTGGATTATGATTTAAATGTATGAATAAAAGAAAAAAGAAGAAAAAACAATAAAAAATATTGACAATACAGAAAATCGTGATAGAATAAAAACAAAAATATGAGGAAAATAATGGGAGGAATAAGAAAGCTAATTCATAAAATAAAAGAATGAAAAGTAAGAGATAGTAGGTGGGAGATGTGCAAATTAAAGGATGGTGTTGATGAAAAAGCATATTGCAGTGGACATCGGAGCCTCAAGTGGGCGCTTAGTAGTGGGAACCTATGAGAATGGAAAGATTCTTTTAAAGGAATTTTACCGTTTTCCTAATGGAATTGAAGAGCAAAATGGCAATTATTTTTGGAATATTGAAAAAATAATAAATGAAATTGTCAATGGCCTAAAAGCGGCAAAAAAAGAGGGCATTGATGAATGTACCTTAGGTATTGATACCTGGGGTGTGGATTATGCATTGATCGACGTGGATGGCAATCGGATTCAGGAAATCTATGCGTATCGTGATGAACGGACTAAAACTGCTATTGAAAAGATAAAAAAACAAAAGTCCTTGAAAGACATTTACAAAAAGATTGGAATTCAATTTTTAAGTTTTAATACTTTATTTCAGCTGTATGCCCATGATCAGGAAGAATTGATGAAGGCACATAAAATATTACTGGTACCAGATTATTTATATTATCGTTTATCAGGAAGGCTGATTAGCGAGAAAACGAATGCTTCTACCACCCAATTGTTAAATCTGGAGACAAAAGAGTATGATGAAGAGCTGCTGCAGCTGATTGGCGTGAAACGCGAGCAGTTTGAAACTCTGACCGAACCTGGAGAATTCTTAGGACCCGTTAGGGAATCCATCATAAAAGAGCATGATATACCTCAATGCGAATTAATCTGTGTAGCAACTCATGATACGGCTTCTGCAGTTCTTGGGGTTCCAGGAGCAGAGAAACATTTTGCATATCTTTGCAGCGGG
Proteins encoded in this window:
- a CDS encoding DeoR/GlpR family DNA-binding transcription regulator, which translates into the protein MLGIERRQRIIKLIQDDKKVYVSNLSQLFKVTEETIRRDLEKLENEGILTRTYGGAVLNQYTLEDLPFQTRTSMNHEMKQNISLKAATLIHDNDTIMIDASTTCLELLHALQKKKGITIITNSVKIPYDFISSNFNIISTGGTLRAHSLALVGSVAQNALQNYYVNMAVMSCKGLSFDNGIMESNEPESEFKRRMIKQAEIVILLVDHTKFDKTAFIKLFDFSDIDYIVTDQEPDPNWLELFNTHNVKVIY
- a CDS encoding PAS domain S-box protein; the protein is MKHTETIELLLHDLLRKRGKPAFLIDELNDHPAILQLIEELMTIREFTYGISNGDLSQNLSMKGYWAGALKALQSNLRHLTWQTSMIASGDFNQRIDFMGDFSASFNIMIQRLKQAEENEKKYMSELKKREVQLKESEQKYRLIAENMDDMIVLMDDDRKVIYCSPSIERLLGYSAADFIELSLTEQVLPFIGIQLGKMAGQEGGDPPVLMEVEQQRKDGEIIWLESLISTAKDEEGQNMGFLCVIRNITQRKLAENDLQQSYERRLKNDFFTKLLNGDIGIESDAYNHAYRLGIQLPNHFSLYFLSIDDSGSFLSEVNALEQRQKNMDILIDQLTNQETTIAWEVSEGIGILSAMCDSSYHKSKEIQIAESYIDLVALSFPGLQAHIGIADYFESLTHVALRFKHAQSAVRIGKRIWKQQKVYHFDDCGVYQVLIPFADSDESEVFVKKTLGPLLEYDQKNQTELVDTLEKILSGLSLKEVGKQTFFHYKTIQNRKQRIESILKVSLDSAEVRMMLGTAIHLLKIVQVKADL
- the rhaB gene encoding rhamnulokinase, producing MKKHIAVDIGASSGRLVVGTYENGKILLKEFYRFPNGIEEQNGNYFWNIEKIINEIVNGLKAAKKEGIDECTLGIDTWGVDYALIDVDGNRIQEIYAYRDERTKTAIEKIKKQKSLKDIYKKIGIQFLSFNTLFQLYAHDQEELMKAHKILLVPDYLYYRLSGRLISEKTNASTTQLLNLETKEYDEELLQLIGVKREQFETLTEPGEFLGPVRESIIKEHDIPQCELICVATHDTASAVLGVPGAEKHFAYLCSGTWSLMGVENRYPIANEQSYSMNYTNEWGAYGTYRFLKNIMGLWLIQEVRRQLEKEYSFADLVMEAKKIKPFQFLIDCNDECFLKPENMVLEVQHYCQKSGQSVPQTAGELARCIFDSLALMYRKTLKELALLNEYPIHSLHVVGGGVQNEMLCQLTADVAELPVIAGPIESTALGNIIVQMISCGEIADAAEARKVTRESFPITIYQPAPVHQLERIVKQFIQLTSGGLER